A window of Streptomyces marispadix contains these coding sequences:
- the qcrB gene encoding cytochrome bc1 complex cytochrome b subunit — protein MLPQRRRAHPGARAGRAAESGFKYLDARLPAAESGSLLRKAFPDHWSFLLGELALYSLVLLLLTGVFLTFFFHPTATELRYTGSYLPMRGRMVSEAYDSTLHISFDVRGGLLIRQVHHWAALVFVTAIGVHMMRVFFTGAFRKPREINWVVGVTLFVLAVAEGFCGYSLPDDLLSGTGLRVVQSLLLSIPVAGTYLSLFLFGGEYPGTEIIPRLYTVHILLIPALLVALVVLHLILVVYLKHTQWGGPGRTKSNVVGQPMVPQFAAKSIGLQLMVFGVITVLAGAAQINPVWNYGPYRTDHVSTGSQPDWYIGFLEGSLRLMPPFETTVWGHTFMWNILIPTVILPALLFLAIYLYPFLERWLTGDDREHHLCDRPRERPARTAFGVAGITFYAVLLLAGGNDIIATLFGVSLNGLTWIFRVAVVVAPVVAFMVTRRLCVALRAHDLARIREGEETGEVRQGVEGGMEPGHRPLPAGERYTLLMRERPRPLELPPGGRDLDGRPHGRVRRLRVALSRWYFGDRFE, from the coding sequence ATGCTCCCGCAGCGGAGGAGGGCGCACCCCGGGGCGAGGGCGGGGCGCGCGGCCGAGAGCGGCTTCAAGTACCTCGACGCCCGGCTGCCGGCCGCCGAGAGCGGTTCGCTCCTGCGCAAGGCGTTCCCGGACCACTGGTCGTTCCTGCTGGGCGAACTGGCCCTCTACAGCCTCGTGTTGCTGTTGCTGACGGGTGTCTTCCTGACGTTCTTCTTCCATCCCACGGCGACGGAGCTGCGCTACACCGGCTCGTATCTGCCCATGCGCGGCCGCATGGTCTCCGAGGCGTACGACTCGACCCTGCACATCAGCTTCGACGTGCGCGGCGGCCTGCTGATCCGTCAGGTGCACCACTGGGCGGCGCTGGTGTTCGTCACCGCGATCGGCGTGCACATGATGCGTGTGTTCTTCACGGGCGCCTTCCGCAAGCCCCGTGAGATCAACTGGGTCGTCGGCGTGACCCTGTTCGTGCTCGCCGTGGCCGAGGGCTTCTGCGGCTACTCGCTGCCCGACGACCTGCTCTCGGGGACGGGCCTGCGGGTCGTGCAGAGCCTGCTGCTGTCGATCCCGGTGGCGGGCACGTATCTGAGCCTTTTCCTCTTCGGCGGCGAGTATCCGGGCACGGAGATCATCCCGCGTCTGTACACGGTCCACATCCTGCTCATCCCGGCGCTGCTCGTCGCACTCGTCGTGCTCCATCTGATCCTGGTCGTCTACCTCAAGCACACCCAGTGGGGCGGCCCGGGCCGTACGAAGAGCAACGTCGTGGGGCAGCCGATGGTCCCGCAGTTCGCGGCGAAGTCCATCGGCCTACAGCTCATGGTGTTCGGCGTGATCACGGTGCTGGCGGGCGCGGCGCAGATCAACCCGGTCTGGAATTACGGCCCTTACCGCACCGACCACGTCAGCACCGGCTCACAGCCCGACTGGTACATCGGCTTCCTCGAAGGGTCGCTGCGCCTGATGCCGCCCTTCGAGACGACGGTGTGGGGTCACACGTTCATGTGGAACATCCTGATCCCCACCGTGATCCTGCCCGCGCTGCTGTTCCTGGCCATCTACCTCTATCCGTTCCTGGAGAGGTGGCTGACGGGAGACGACCGGGAGCACCATCTGTGCGACAGACCGCGTGAACGCCCCGCCCGTACGGCCTTCGGCGTCGCGGGCATCACCTTCTACGCGGTGCTGCTGCTGGCCGGCGGCAACGACATCATCGCCACCCTCTTCGGCGTCTCCCTCAACGGCCTCACCTGGATCTTCCGGGTGGCAGTCGTGGTGGCACCGGTGGTCGCGTTCATGGTGACCAGGCGGCTGTGCGTGGCGCTGCGCGCCCATGACCTCGCACGCATCCGGGAGGGCGAGGAGACCGGTGAGGTACGGCAGGGCGTCGAGGGCGGCATGGAGCCGGGGCACCGTCCGCTGCCCGCCGGTGAGCGGTACACGCTGCTGATGCGCGAGCGGCCCCGTCCGCTGGAACTGCCGCCCGGCGGGCGCGACTTGGACGGGCGTCCGCACGGGCGGGTGCGGCGGCTGCGCGTCGCGCTGAGCCGCTGGTACTTCGGGGACCGCTTCGAGTGA
- a CDS encoding sulfatase family protein, giving the protein MTPPPEPRPNIVLFMTDDHAVPAIGAYGSVINRTPSVDRLADEGMRFDNTFCTNAICSPARATLLTGTYSHVNGMTSLESPDHTFDATQPSFPELLQQAGYQTAIFGKWHLGHGGRSDPRGFDHWEILPEHGVYNDPTFLTADGERAYSGYVTDIITDLALNWLDKRDPGRPFAVLVQHKAPHRHFEPAERHRNLYAHEDIQAPPTLHDDLDGRATAAREARLGMADLVADDLKEPVPEGLSEREEREWRYQRYIKDYLRVVAALDENVGRVLHFLSVAGLAEDTAVAYTSDHGFFLGEHGWFDKRFMYDPSMRIPLVMRWPGVVAPGSVSEELVANVDFAPTLLDIAGVEPPERMQGRSLLPLLRGETPGDWRTGVYYRYYMHLDHDHNVQASYGIRTRTHKLIHYPGHGSGASGAGPERREPEWELFDLVRDPDELHNRYEDPEYADLAEELKRQLAALQASHGDTPEGVLP; this is encoded by the coding sequence GTGACGCCGCCGCCCGAACCGCGCCCCAACATCGTGCTGTTCATGACGGACGACCACGCCGTGCCCGCCATCGGAGCGTACGGCAGCGTGATCAACCGGACCCCGTCGGTCGACCGGCTGGCCGACGAGGGCATGCGTTTCGACAACACCTTCTGCACGAACGCGATCTGCTCGCCCGCCCGCGCGACGCTGCTGACCGGCACCTACAGCCACGTCAACGGCATGACGTCGCTTGAGAGTCCCGACCACACCTTCGACGCGACGCAACCGAGCTTCCCCGAACTGCTGCAACAGGCGGGCTATCAGACCGCGATCTTCGGCAAGTGGCATCTGGGGCACGGCGGCAGGAGCGATCCACGCGGCTTCGACCACTGGGAGATCCTGCCGGAGCACGGCGTCTACAACGACCCGACGTTCCTGACCGCCGACGGCGAGCGCGCCTACTCCGGCTACGTCACCGACATCATCACCGACCTCGCCCTGAACTGGCTGGACAAGCGCGACCCCGGCCGCCCCTTCGCAGTGCTCGTACAACACAAGGCGCCGCACCGGCACTTCGAGCCCGCCGAGCGGCACCGCAACCTCTACGCACACGAGGACATCCAGGCTCCCCCGACCCTCCACGACGACCTCGACGGCCGGGCCACGGCCGCACGCGAGGCACGCCTCGGCATGGCCGACCTGGTGGCCGACGACCTCAAGGAGCCCGTGCCGGAGGGCCTTTCGGAACGCGAGGAGCGCGAGTGGCGCTACCAGCGCTACATCAAGGACTATCTGCGGGTCGTGGCGGCGCTCGACGAGAACGTCGGCCGCGTACTGCACTTTCTGAGCGTCGCGGGGCTGGCGGAGGACACGGCGGTCGCCTACACCTCGGACCACGGCTTCTTCCTCGGTGAACACGGCTGGTTCGACAAGCGGTTCATGTACGACCCGTCGATGCGCATTCCGCTGGTGATGCGCTGGCCCGGGGTCGTCGCGCCCGGTTCCGTCAGCGAAGAACTCGTGGCGAACGTGGACTTCGCACCGACGCTGCTGGACATCGCGGGCGTCGAACCGCCCGAGCGCATGCAGGGCCGCAGCCTGCTGCCCCTGCTGCGTGGCGAGACCCCCGGAGACTGGCGCACCGGCGTCTACTACCGCTACTACATGCATCTCGACCACGACCACAACGTGCAGGCCAGCTACGGCATCCGCACCCGCACGCACAAGCTGATCCACTACCCCGGGCACGGCTCGGGCGCCTCGGGCGCCGGCCCGGAGCGGCGGGAGCCGGAGTGGGAGCTGTTCGACCTCGTACGCGACCCCGACGAGCTGCACAACCGCTACGAGGACCCCGAATACGCGGACCTGGCCGAGGAGTTGAAGCGTCAGCTCGCGGCGCTCCAGGCGAGTCACGGGGACACTCCCGAGGGTGTGCTCCCCTGA
- the ctaF gene encoding aa3-type cytochrome oxidase subunit IV: MRVEALLFVGVAVFFGVVSACYVPFSDDPAGNAALLVSFLMSSLIAFFLWTQHRRRGPRAQDRPDADVREGAGPLEFFPPRSYFPVLTALGAALAGLGVVYGMWLFLIGIGITAPGVAGFVFQHNDR, translated from the coding sequence ATGAGGGTCGAGGCGCTGCTCTTCGTCGGCGTGGCCGTGTTCTTCGGCGTCGTCTCCGCCTGTTACGTGCCCTTCTCCGACGACCCCGCGGGGAACGCGGCGCTGCTCGTGTCGTTCCTGATGTCCTCGCTCATCGCGTTCTTCCTGTGGACGCAGCACCGCAGGCGCGGACCACGCGCGCAGGACCGTCCGGACGCGGACGTACGAGAGGGCGCAGGGCCGCTCGAATTCTTCCCGCCGCGCAGCTACTTCCCCGTCCTCACCGCTCTCGGCGCGGCCCTAGCGGGGCTCGGGGTGGTCTACGGGATGTGGCTCTTCCTCATCGGCATCGGGATCACCGCACCCGGCGTCGCCGGATTCGTCTTCCAGCACAACGACCGCTGA
- a CDS encoding SAM-dependent methyltransferase yields the protein MNTPDAYFEQLYSDSTDPWSLDGQWYVRRKYDHTLAALPQRRYRSAFEPGCSVGVLTTALAERCDSLLATDRVAAAAELTAARTRHLPQVSVRRLAIPGEWPDGRFDLIVLSELLYYFDDRTLRDVLNRTVDSLEPGGTLVTVHWNHPAPEHHRTGRTLAPVLSAIPGLTLLTDCRDPDFTLHVLGRPDGVGRGPYSTAVLEGLV from the coding sequence ATGAACACTCCCGACGCGTACTTCGAGCAGCTCTACAGCGACTCGACCGACCCCTGGAGCCTCGACGGTCAGTGGTACGTGCGGCGCAAATACGATCACACCCTCGCGGCCCTGCCGCAGCGCCGCTACCGCAGTGCCTTCGAACCCGGCTGCTCCGTCGGCGTACTCACCACCGCGCTCGCCGAACGCTGCGACAGCCTGCTTGCCACGGACCGGGTCGCCGCCGCGGCCGAACTCACCGCCGCCCGCACCCGCCACCTGCCCCAAGTCTCCGTGCGCAGGCTGGCGATACCCGGCGAATGGCCCGACGGACGCTTCGACCTGATCGTGCTCTCCGAGCTGCTCTACTACTTCGACGACCGGACGCTGCGCGACGTGCTCAACCGCACGGTCGACTCCCTCGAACCCGGCGGCACCCTCGTCACCGTGCACTGGAACCACCCCGCGCCCGAGCACCACCGCACGGGCCGCACCCTCGCCCCCGTACTCAGCGCGATCCCCGGCCTGACGCTGCTGACCGACTGCCGCGACCCGGACTTCACGCTGCACGTGCTGGGGCGTCCGGACGGCGTCGGGCGAGGTCCGTACTCGACGGCCGTACTCGAAGGGCTGGTCTGA
- the ctaD gene encoding aa3-type cytochrome oxidase subunit I has protein sequence MTLGKRLLGYLSTTDHKVIGNMYLATSFAFFLAAGLMAMVMRAELARPGLQVVSAQQYNELFTTHGTIMMLLFATPTFTGFANAVMPLQIGAPDVAFPRLNAFTYWVFLFGGLMVLSGFLTPEGSASFGWFAYAPLNDSTFTPGSGGDLWTMGLVVAGLSTILGSVNFITTIVCLRAPGMTVFRMPLFTWNVLFTSILALLAFPVLTAALLALEADRKYGAHIFDAANGGAILWQHLFWFFGHPEVYIVALPFFGVVTEIIPVFSRKPIFGYIGLVAATCAITGLSATVWAHHMFATGAVLLPFFSLLSFLIAVPTGVKFFNWIGTMRNGSLSFETPMMWAVGFLVTFLLGGMTGVLIASPPLDFHLTDTYFIVAHLHYVLFGTIVFATFGGLYFWWPKLTGKMLDERLGKIHFWTLFVGFQGTFLVQHWLGEEGMPRRYADYLAADGFTVLNTISSVSSFLLGLSTLPFLYNVWRTSRHGRRVTSDDPWGWGRSLEWATSCPPPRHNFEALPRIRSESPAFDLNHPQVSGIQSGRSGPEEAQGQEARR, from the coding sequence CTGACGCTCGGTAAGAGACTGCTGGGCTATCTCAGCACCACCGATCACAAGGTGATCGGCAACATGTATCTCGCCACGTCCTTCGCGTTCTTCCTCGCCGCCGGCCTGATGGCGATGGTGATGCGGGCCGAACTGGCCCGGCCCGGGCTCCAGGTGGTCTCCGCCCAGCAGTACAACGAGCTGTTCACCACGCACGGCACCATCATGATGCTGCTGTTCGCGACGCCGACGTTCACCGGATTCGCCAACGCAGTGATGCCGTTGCAGATCGGCGCACCCGACGTCGCCTTCCCGCGGCTGAACGCCTTCACGTACTGGGTGTTCCTCTTCGGCGGCCTGATGGTCCTCAGCGGCTTCCTCACCCCGGAGGGCTCCGCGTCGTTCGGCTGGTTCGCCTACGCGCCGCTCAACGACTCGACGTTCACGCCCGGTTCGGGCGGCGACCTGTGGACGATGGGCCTCGTGGTCGCGGGCCTGAGCACCATCCTCGGCTCGGTCAACTTCATCACCACGATCGTCTGTCTCCGCGCCCCCGGGATGACGGTGTTCCGGATGCCGCTGTTCACCTGGAACGTGCTGTTCACCTCGATCCTGGCGCTGCTCGCCTTCCCCGTGCTGACGGCGGCGCTGCTGGCGCTGGAGGCCGACCGCAAGTACGGGGCGCACATCTTCGACGCCGCCAACGGCGGTGCGATCCTCTGGCAGCACCTGTTCTGGTTCTTCGGGCATCCCGAGGTCTACATCGTGGCCCTGCCGTTCTTCGGCGTCGTCACCGAGATCATCCCCGTCTTCAGCCGCAAGCCGATCTTCGGCTACATCGGCCTCGTCGCGGCGACGTGCGCCATCACCGGCCTCTCGGCCACGGTGTGGGCACACCACATGTTCGCCACGGGCGCGGTGCTGCTGCCGTTCTTCTCGCTGCTGTCGTTCCTCATCGCGGTGCCCACGGGCGTGAAGTTCTTCAACTGGATCGGCACGATGCGCAACGGGTCGCTGTCGTTCGAGACGCCGATGATGTGGGCCGTCGGCTTCCTGGTGACGTTCCTGCTCGGCGGGATGACGGGGGTGCTGATCGCCTCGCCGCCGCTGGACTTCCACCTCACCGACACCTACTTCATCGTCGCGCACCTGCACTACGTGCTCTTCGGCACCATCGTCTTCGCGACGTTCGGCGGACTGTACTTCTGGTGGCCGAAGCTGACGGGCAAGATGCTCGACGAACGGCTCGGGAAGATCCACTTCTGGACGCTGTTCGTGGGATTCCAGGGCACGTTCCTCGTGCAGCACTGGCTGGGCGAGGAGGGCATGCCCCGCCGCTACGCCGACTATCTGGCGGCCGACGGCTTCACCGTCCTCAACACGATCTCGTCCGTCAGCTCCTTCCTGCTCGGCCTCTCGACGCTGCCGTTCCTCTACAACGTGTGGCGGACGTCCCGGCACGGCAGGCGCGTCACCTCGGACGACCCCTGGGGCTGGGGCCGTTCGCTGGAGTGGGCGACTTCGTGCCCGCCGCCCCGGCACAACTTCGAGGCGCTGCCGCGCATCCGCTCCGAATCACCGGCGTTCGACCTCAACCACCCGCAGGTGTCGGGCATTCAGTCCGGGCGGTCCGGGCCCGAGGAGGCACAGGGGCAGGAGGCGCGGCGATGA
- the ku gene encoding non-homologous end joining protein Ku: MARPIWSGVITFGLVTVPVQLFAAVEDHAVHFHQLQRGTGDRVRNRRVNERTGKRVEYDDIVKGYDVGDGEYVIVEREELEEIAPGRSQVIDVRGFVDLEEVEPAYFSRTYYLAPRSDEYARVYRLLRTALEETGKAGVATFVMHAREYLVALRAGEDVLELHTLHWADEVRDPERELPRLPGREQSRSKELDSARQLIDAMSMDWRPEEYEDTYEKKVRQLVEAKREGKEVVAEEKPPEATDVVDLEEALRRSVDQAGSGKGRGSRSGKRSGGGSQGGSRAGSGGSRGSGRDRGGGDRWLTELSKRDLYERATEQDIQGRSRMNRQQLIKALKDTRTRKAA; the protein is encoded by the coding sequence ATGGCCCGCCCGATATGGAGCGGAGTGATCACCTTCGGTCTGGTGACCGTTCCCGTGCAGCTCTTCGCCGCCGTCGAGGACCACGCCGTCCACTTCCACCAGCTCCAGCGCGGCACGGGCGACCGGGTGCGCAACCGCCGCGTCAACGAGCGCACCGGCAAGCGCGTCGAGTACGACGACATCGTCAAGGGCTACGACGTCGGCGACGGCGAGTACGTGATCGTCGAGCGTGAGGAGCTGGAGGAGATCGCACCGGGAAGGTCCCAGGTCATCGACGTCCGCGGCTTCGTCGACCTGGAGGAGGTCGAGCCCGCGTACTTCAGCCGCACCTACTACCTGGCGCCCAGGAGCGACGAGTACGCCAGGGTCTACCGGCTGCTGCGCACCGCGCTCGAGGAGACGGGCAAGGCGGGGGTCGCGACCTTCGTCATGCACGCCCGTGAGTACCTGGTCGCGCTGCGCGCGGGCGAGGACGTACTGGAGCTGCACACCCTGCACTGGGCCGATGAGGTCCGCGACCCGGAGCGGGAGCTTCCGAGGCTGCCCGGCCGGGAGCAGAGCCGCAGCAAGGAGCTGGACAGCGCCCGGCAGCTCATCGACGCGATGTCGATGGACTGGCGTCCCGAGGAGTACGAGGACACCTACGAGAAGAAGGTGCGGCAGCTCGTCGAGGCCAAGCGGGAGGGCAAGGAGGTCGTGGCCGAGGAGAAGCCCCCGGAGGCCACCGACGTCGTCGACCTGGAGGAGGCGCTGCGCCGCAGCGTCGACCAGGCGGGCTCCGGGAAGGGGCGCGGCTCGCGCTCGGGCAAGCGGAGCGGGGGCGGTTCACAGGGCGGCTCCCGCGCGGGCTCCGGCGGTTCGCGCGGTTCCGGACGCGACCGTGGCGGCGGCGACCGCTGGCTGACCGAGCTGAGCAAGCGGGACCTCTACGAGCGCGCCACCGAGCAGGACATCCAGGGCCGTTCGCGGATGAACCGGCAGCAGCTCATCAAGGCGCTGAAGGACACCAGGACCAGGAAGGCGGCCTGA
- a CDS encoding formylglycine-generating enzyme family protein, with protein MPSRPGAGADMDPGAGAVPDPGAVMDSHAPAHHTPARQSPYGGWCELPGGAFLMGCDDAPYPADGEGPVREVTLAPFRLAATAVTTAEFAAFVEATGHRTDAERFGWSFVFGGFLPRDFPPTRAAAAAPWWRQVYGADWRHPEGPGSGSDGREDHPVVHVSYNDAQAYCTWAGARLPTEAEWEYGARGGLCGMPYPWGDERDPDGTHRMNIWRGSFPERNTAADGYAGTCPVDAFPPNAYGLFNMTGNVWEWCADPFTTGPAPGPGSHPGPDSDSGSGSGSRALRGGSHLCHESYCLRYRTSARMGNSPDSSSGNTGFRLAR; from the coding sequence GTGCCGTCACGGCCCGGCGCGGGTGCGGATATGGACCCCGGGGCGGGCGCGGTCCCGGACCCGGGCGCCGTGATGGACTCCCACGCCCCCGCACATCACACCCCCGCCCGGCAATCCCCATACGGGGGCTGGTGCGAACTGCCCGGCGGCGCCTTCCTGATGGGCTGCGACGACGCCCCCTATCCGGCGGACGGCGAGGGCCCCGTGCGCGAGGTGACGCTCGCTCCGTTCCGCCTGGCGGCCACGGCCGTCACCACCGCCGAGTTCGCGGCCTTCGTGGAAGCTACGGGCCACCGCACGGACGCCGAGCGCTTCGGCTGGTCGTTCGTCTTCGGCGGCTTCCTGCCGAGGGACTTCCCGCCCACGCGCGCCGCCGCCGCGGCCCCCTGGTGGCGTCAGGTGTACGGGGCGGACTGGCGCCACCCGGAGGGCCCCGGCTCCGGATCGGACGGCCGCGAGGACCACCCGGTCGTGCACGTCTCGTACAACGACGCGCAGGCGTACTGCACTTGGGCGGGCGCACGGCTGCCCACCGAGGCCGAGTGGGAGTACGGCGCACGTGGCGGGCTGTGCGGCATGCCCTACCCATGGGGCGACGAGCGTGATCCGGACGGCACCCACCGGATGAACATCTGGCGCGGTTCCTTCCCTGAACGCAACACCGCGGCGGACGGCTACGCCGGTACCTGTCCCGTGGACGCGTTCCCGCCCAACGCCTACGGCCTGTTCAACATGACGGGCAACGTCTGGGAGTGGTGCGCGGACCCGTTCACCACCGGACCCGCTCCCGGTCCCGGCTCGCACCCCGGCCCCGACTCCGACTCCGGCTCCGGCTCCGGCTCCCGTGCGCTGCGCGGCGGTTCGCATCTGTGCCATGAGTCGTACTGCCTGCGCTACCGCACCTCCGCACGCATGGGGAACTCCCCCGACTCCTCCTCGGGCAACACCGGATTCCGGCTCGCCCGCTGA
- a CDS encoding beta-galactosidase, with protein MTKPVHPSHPADMRRRSVLGGAGAIAVAAGAGGLGSTGTAYAATAAPGAGRQEKPGTGPSVSYDRKRLLIDGEPVLVLAGEIHYFRLKRSDWQSRLDLAKEAGLNTIATYIPWMWHETADGSIDVTGRTREERDLGAFLDLCIGNGFHVIARPGPFTMAELKGEGVPLRVREKHPEIVPEGWDGKKDTAQTVDYLAPAYLKEVRRWYDAVIPVIAEREHRRGRHGVIACQLDNEIGMLPWVSNHPALTDGTLKAFNSWLDEVYGSGLGDRYPFADKPADERDAAIRAPKDGYAAALMHDLGAFTRGRFARYVKALRKSAEDNGLTGVPFLVNIHGTSDGGAKKFPIGVSQLMETWSGEPGVFAGTDFYLGGLTVKNVTDLYLVNAFTEAVQDADQPLGALEFDAGHADYGDNLDNQEDAESGDLKTRLCVAQGVKLINYYLFAGGFNPRLDKPAGDGNDRIGITGERHGFSAPVDPEGRRNLTYEPLKETVHAVGGLAGALAGMVPEYDDVALGFVPDHYLTEYHPPERPSVDAILADIEEIRGFGPRGALSRAMLLGGFRYRALDVQSVDLDPGVTPVLALATGKNLATRVQRELVRYLEAGGRLLLSGRVPEEDMAGKASTELRDALGLRVGKTLTDADRFWLSATAHGWAAPRAEVRVAKAQLCTAGRGDTVLREVSTGKGCGFDVPVGKGRAVVVTTDYRCDLDFWRKALKTLGASPGITHSATDPGLFLLTTRSKGEDGAGRLLHALNVTSGLDQEFTVHEKGRALFGGERLRIPGRSGAMLPLGLRAGGGHIAYATAEIAGIDKGRVAFRAVGGTESVVAVEGGATCQGAKVSREGGRTVLRVRRPEFTVRLG; from the coding sequence ATGACGAAGCCCGTACACCCGTCACATCCGGCAGACATGCGCCGCCGCTCCGTACTCGGCGGCGCCGGGGCGATCGCCGTGGCAGCGGGAGCCGGCGGCCTGGGGAGCACCGGCACCGCGTACGCCGCCACCGCCGCGCCCGGCGCCGGGCGGCAGGAGAAGCCGGGGACCGGCCCTTCCGTCTCGTACGACCGCAAGCGGCTGCTGATCGACGGCGAGCCGGTGCTCGTACTCGCGGGGGAGATCCACTACTTCCGCCTCAAGCGCTCCGACTGGCAGTCCCGGCTGGACCTCGCAAAGGAGGCCGGGCTCAACACCATCGCCACTTACATCCCGTGGATGTGGCATGAGACGGCCGACGGCTCCATCGACGTCACCGGAAGGACCCGCGAGGAGCGCGACCTCGGCGCCTTCCTCGACCTGTGCATCGGCAACGGCTTCCATGTCATCGCCCGCCCGGGGCCGTTCACGATGGCGGAGCTCAAGGGCGAGGGCGTCCCGCTGCGCGTACGCGAGAAGCACCCGGAGATCGTGCCGGAGGGCTGGGACGGCAAGAAGGACACCGCACAGACCGTCGACTATCTCGCGCCCGCCTACCTCAAGGAGGTGCGGCGCTGGTACGACGCCGTGATACCGGTGATCGCCGAGCGCGAGCACCGCAGGGGCAGGCACGGCGTGATCGCCTGCCAGCTCGACAACGAGATCGGCATGCTGCCGTGGGTCAGCAACCACCCGGCGCTGACGGACGGCACCCTCAAGGCGTTCAACTCCTGGCTGGACGAGGTCTACGGCTCCGGGCTCGGCGACCGCTACCCCTTCGCGGACAAGCCCGCCGACGAGCGCGACGCCGCGATCCGCGCTCCGAAGGACGGCTACGCGGCGGCCCTGATGCACGACCTCGGCGCGTTCACACGGGGACGCTTCGCCCGCTACGTGAAGGCGCTGCGCAAGTCGGCGGAGGACAACGGGCTCACCGGCGTCCCGTTCCTCGTCAACATCCACGGCACCTCGGACGGCGGCGCCAAGAAGTTCCCCATCGGCGTCAGCCAGCTCATGGAGACCTGGTCCGGCGAGCCCGGCGTCTTCGCCGGCACCGACTTCTACCTCGGCGGGCTCACCGTCAAGAACGTCACCGACCTGTATCTCGTCAACGCCTTCACGGAGGCGGTGCAGGACGCCGATCAGCCGCTGGGCGCCCTGGAGTTCGACGCCGGGCACGCCGACTACGGCGACAACCTCGACAACCAGGAGGACGCCGAGAGCGGCGACCTCAAGACGCGGCTGTGCGTCGCACAGGGCGTCAAGCTGATCAACTACTACCTGTTCGCGGGCGGGTTCAACCCGAGGCTGGACAAGCCCGCCGGCGACGGCAACGACCGCATCGGCATCACCGGCGAACGCCACGGCTTCTCCGCGCCCGTCGACCCGGAGGGCCGCCGCAATCTGACGTACGAGCCGCTGAAGGAGACCGTCCACGCCGTCGGCGGCCTCGCCGGTGCGCTGGCCGGAATGGTGCCCGAATACGACGACGTGGCCCTCGGCTTCGTACCCGACCACTATCTGACCGAGTACCACCCGCCGGAGCGGCCCTCCGTCGACGCGATCCTCGCCGACATCGAGGAGATACGGGGCTTCGGTCCGCGCGGCGCCCTCTCCCGCGCGATGCTGCTGGGCGGCTTCCGCTACCGCGCCCTCGATGTGCAGTCCGTCGATCTCGACCCCGGTGTTACGCCCGTACTCGCGCTGGCGACCGGAAAGAACCTCGCCACCAGGGTGCAGCGCGAACTCGTGCGCTATCTGGAGGCGGGCGGCAGGCTGCTGCTCTCCGGCCGCGTCCCCGAGGAGGACATGGCGGGCAAGGCGAGCACGGAGCTGCGCGACGCACTGGGCCTGCGGGTCGGGAAGACCCTCACCGACGCGGACCGCTTCTGGCTCTCGGCGACCGCGCACGGCTGGGCCGCGCCGCGCGCCGAAGTCCGGGTCGCCAAGGCGCAGTTGTGCACTGCGGGCAGGGGCGACACGGTGCTGCGCGAGGTCTCCACCGGCAAGGGCTGCGGCTTCGACGTCCCCGTGGGCAAGGGACGCGCGGTCGTCGTCACCACCGACTACCGCTGCGATCTGGACTTCTGGCGCAAGGCGCTGAAGACCCTCGGCGCCTCCCCTGGCATCACCCACAGCGCCACCGATCCGGGGCTGTTCCTGCTCACCACCCGCTCCAAGGGCGAGGACGGCGCGGGACGTCTGCTGCACGCGCTGAACGTCACCTCGGGCCTGGACCAGGAGTTCACCGTCCATGAGAAGGGCAGGGCGCTCTTCGGCGGCGAGCGGCTGCGGATTCCGGGCCGCAGCGGCGCGATGCTGCCGCTCGGACTGCGCGCCGGCGGCGGGCACATCGCCTACGCCACCGCCGAGATCGCCGGGATCGACAAGGGCCGGGTGGCGTTCCGTGCGGTGGGCGGCACGGAGTCCGTCGTGGCCGTCGAGGGCGGCGCAACGTGCCAGGGCGCGAAGGTCTCGCGTGAGGGCGGCCGTACGGTACTGCGTGTGCGGCGGCCGGAGTTCACGGTGCGCCTCGGCTGA